CTTCTGCGGCATCGGCGTCTGCTTCGACTGCCTGGTGACCGTCAACGACCGCCCCAACCAGCGGGCCTGCCTGGTGCCGGTCCGAGCGGGCGACACGATCCGTACACAGGAGGGGACGGGCCATGGCGACTGAGCGACCGCACCTCGCGGTGATCGGCGCGGGACCGGCCGGGCTGGCCGCGTCCCTGGCCGCCGCGGCGCGCGGTGTCCGGGTCACGCTGATCGACTCGGCGGCCGGAGCGGGCGGCCAGTTCTACCGCCGGCCCCCGGCGGGACTCGGGGCCCGGCGCCCGGAGGCGCTGCACCACCGGTGGCGGACCTGGCGGCGCCTCGGGGACGCGCTGGCCGCGCGGGTCGAGGCGGGCACGATCAGGCATCTGGCGGACCATCATGTGTGGTGCGTCGAAGCCGTGGAACCTGGGGAACTCTTCGAGCCCGCCGTCCCCGAGGCGCCGCCGGACACCGCGCCGCTCCCTGCCCGGCCCGGCTCGGCCGGCTTCGTCGTGCACGCGCTGCTCGGCCCCCTCCAGGAGGAGCCCGTCACCGTCCGCGCGGACGCCGTGCTTCTCGCCACCGGTGGGTACGAGAAGGTGCTGCCGTTCCCGGGCTGGACCCTCCCCGGGGTCGTCACCGCCGGTGGTGCGCAGGCCATGCTGAAGGGCGGCCTCGTCGTCCCCGGACAGCGGGCGGTCGTGGCGGGGACCGGGCCCCTGCTGCTGCCCGTGGCGACCGGGCTCGCCGCGGCGGGGGTCGAGGTCGCCGCCCTCGTCGAGTCCGCCGACCCGAAGGCGTTCCTGCGGCGGGCCGTGGCACTGGCCGCACAGCCCGGGAAGGTCGCCGAAGGAGTGCGGTACGGCGCCCAACTCCTGCGGCACCACGTCAGGTTGCTCCCACGACACACCGTCGTCGCGGCACACGGCGAGCGGCGGCTCGACGCCGTGACCGTCGCCGCGCTCGACACCCACGGACGGGTCGGCCCCGGCACCCGGCGGCGCATCGCGTGTGACACGGTCGCCGTCGGTCACGGCATGCTGGCGCACATCGACCTCGCCGAGTCGCTCGGCTGCCGTATCGACGGCCTGAACGTCGCCGTGGACGAGGAGCAGCGCACCGACGTGCCCGGCGTATGGGCCGCGGGCGAGACCACCGGCATCGGTGGCGCGGCACTGGCGCTCGCCGAGGGGCACATCGCGGGAGGCTCGGCCGCGGCCCGGCTGACGGGGACGCGGCCCGACCCGCACACATGGGCGCGCGCCGCCAGGTCCCGCAGGAGAGCGCGGGAGTTCTTCGCCGCGCTCGACACCGTCTACGCGCCGCCCGCGCACTGGACGGATCAGGTCACCGACGAGACCGTCGTGTGCCGCTGCGAGGAGGTCACCGCCGGTGCGGTCAGGAACGCCGTCGACGAGCTCGGCGCGGGCGACGTAAGGACCGTGAAGCTGCTCACCCGCGCGGGGATGGGCTGGTGCCAGGGCCGGATGTGCGAGCCCGCCGTCGCCGGACTCGCCGGATGCGAACAGGCACCCGCGCGGCGGTTGTTGGCACGCCCGGTACCGCTCGGGGTGCTGGCGAGGGCCGGGGATCCCGAGGACGACTGACCACCTTCGTACCGCCCCGCCCCGCCCCACCGCGACCGATCGTCAGTGAAATGTCACACACCACGGAGGGAACCGCTCATGACCGCCACCGAGAACCGTCCCTGGCGCGGCGTCCTCGTCGCCACCGCGCTCCCGCTGAACGACGACCTCTCCGTCGACTACGACCGCTATGCGCGGCACTGCGCCTGGCTCGTCGAGAACGGCTGTGACGGGGTCGTGCCCAACGGCTCGCTCGGCGAGTACCAGGTGCTCACGCCCGAGGAGCGCGCGAAGGTCGTCGAGACGGCGGTGTCGGCGATCGGCGGCTCCCGCGTGATGCCCGGCGTCGCCGCCTACGGCTCCGCCGAGGCCCGCCGCTGGGCCGAGCAGGCCCGC
This portion of the Streptomyces mirabilis genome encodes:
- a CDS encoding NAD(P)/FAD-dependent oxidoreductase, with protein sequence MATERPHLAVIGAGPAGLAASLAAAARGVRVTLIDSAAGAGGQFYRRPPAGLGARRPEALHHRWRTWRRLGDALAARVEAGTIRHLADHHVWCVEAVEPGELFEPAVPEAPPDTAPLPARPGSAGFVVHALLGPLQEEPVTVRADAVLLATGGYEKVLPFPGWTLPGVVTAGGAQAMLKGGLVVPGQRAVVAGTGPLLLPVATGLAAAGVEVAALVESADPKAFLRRAVALAAQPGKVAEGVRYGAQLLRHHVRLLPRHTVVAAHGERRLDAVTVAALDTHGRVGPGTRRRIACDTVAVGHGMLAHIDLAESLGCRIDGLNVAVDEEQRTDVPGVWAAGETTGIGGAALALAEGHIAGGSAAARLTGTRPDPHTWARAARSRRRAREFFAALDTVYAPPAHWTDQVTDETVVCRCEEVTAGAVRNAVDELGAGDVRTVKLLTRAGMGWCQGRMCEPAVAGLAGCEQAPARRLLARPVPLGVLARAGDPEDD